The window ACAAATGGGTTATCtgagaaatacaaaaattaaggagCACTTTCTTGTTTAATGATTGGTGAgtcccggcagtggtggcgcatgcctttaatcccagcatttgggaggcggaggcaggtggatttctgagttagaggacagccagagctatacagagaaaccctgtcttgaaaaaccaaaaaaaaaaaaaaaaaaaaaaaaaaaaaaaaaaaaaaaaagattggtgagGATCTGTGTCACCAATGGGCTCACCTCTGAGAAGGTAGTCCTGGGATAAGAAAGGCTAAGCAAGCCTTGAGGAGCAAGCTTGAGtaaggaaaaatatatttgactttttaatttcaattaaatattAGCAGAAAGGTACAGAAATGTTAAAACAGGTTGCTGCAGAAAAGTTCTCAAAGCTTCAGAGGCCTCCGTGGAGGACAGTGCATGTTTTGAGCATGGCAGACCGACAGAAGGCGTGGTGTCCCCAAGCTCTGTAGCTTCCCATCCTAACTCAAGCCCAGCATCCTTACACTCTACCACTGACATCTCGGTGACTTTGGAGCGAGCTCTAGcatcttcaacttttttttcattatgataCTTAAAACTTTCAAGCCATAACCATTTCCCGATTTCCAAAGGCACAAGCTCTCTGCTCTTCATCTTAAGTGTAAGAATTTTTAAGTTTgccggccagtggtggcgcacgcctttaatcccagcactcagaagacagaggcaggggatgatggtgatggaataacgatcaataatcaatgctaatcaataatcaataaatggtgatcaataattaattatcaatattggttatcaattagttgATGACCgataatgatcaataattcatggcacatgcctttaatcacaagTCCTGTGATCATGTGAACCTGTGGAAATCTCCTCACATACCCTCACTTTTTCAAACTCGTATTATTTCAATTCCTTTTAGGTAGCACTGGACACCTTTCTTCTGTATCCTTCATTTCAAGCAAGCTGTTGACAAGTTCTTCATAACAAAATGCTTCAACTGAAGACCAGGCCACATCAGGTCTTAGAGAAGGAAAcagcaaagtaaaatataaaagaatataaaatataaaggtaaatataaaatataataaattatatataatataatatgactataaatataaaatataaaaaaattatataaaatataaaataaactaaaatttaaattttaatatgtacaataaaatataaaatgtaaaatataaaacataaatataaaatataaaataaaaataaaatatataatacatcaaatataaaatataaaataaaaaataaaagtaaagtaaaatataaaattaaatataaaatatgaaataattacatacataaaacataatataaagatataatataaaatataaaattaaaaaataaaaaatatataatatataatataaaatatgaaatataaaataaataaaataaagaaagggtCTCTCCCGTGTCTTATAACAGGCAAGAAGGTGGACACACACTTCAGgatgccttggctgtcctgaaactcactctgtggatcttctggcctcaaactcaaaggaTTTAGCTGATCTTTATAGGAGTAGGCTGTGTGTAGGGAGGTTGACTTTAGGCTGTGACTATCTGGGGGCTGAGGGGGAAGAACGCCATGatggacattttctgcacacactatAACATTTGCATTAGATTCCCTGAGGAGGAAAggcctctctatctctctgaacTTAACTAGGGGCAGGCCCACTTCAGGACTTCACATATTCAGAGCCTCCTCTGATCCCACAACTAGTTCTCCATTTTCTGTAAATTATAGGGTGATTTGTGTAACACATGTACTCTTGGCAACTTCTTTAGTTTTTAGTAAGCATTCTGTATGGCAAAGAGGAAAATAATCCCTCAGAGTCTGGTGGGGATGGGGATAGGACACTCACATTTATTGAATACTGTACTTTCATCAAACTTAAAGCAAATTTACATATCACAAATTCAAGTAATTTACTCCTGTAACTGGCATTTTACTCATGATACCAGAATATAAACCGTTTAAATAAATTGCCAACTACTGTGTAGTTTGTTGGTGCAGAATCAAGATTTATGTCCAGAACTGTATTCCTGACCCCCCCCTTTCATATCACCCCACTGGTTTTGTTGCCCAAGGATGGATTGAACTCCTAATACCCTGATACAGAAgaacaccaccacatccagctttaaAATCAGCCTTTATTTCTATCTCTAGGAAAGTACTTGTGAGAAAACTTCATTAAATTAGTTTTCCTTTCtcaacaaatacatataaatgcatgTGGAATGCTTTAGGTGGTAGATATGTGTAGACACCCAGGGTGTGAGGGAAATAAGGCGATCCTTTTTCAGACAAAGATACTCAACACTATGCAACCGTCTCCCTTAAGAACATTTGTCAGCCAGGTGGttgtggcgcatgcttttaatcccagcactagggaggcagaggcaggcagatttctgagttcgaggtcagcttggtctacagagtgagttccaggacagcgaggactacacagagaaaccctgtctcaaaaaaaaaaaaaaaaaaaaaaaaaaaaaaaaaaaaaaaaaaaaaaaaaaaattatcattgttATGTGTTATTCATTACctgaaaactaagaataataaaCCTAAAACTAAGAATgaataataaatctaaataatGGTATCCAGAGTAATGGATAGGTACACCAAAGCCTCAGAAACTACCTCAAATTCACACTAACGAGACATGCAGCCTTAAAAAAGAACATTATTATGCCTGGAGTGTCCACAAGTGGCAGAGGATATTGCCTTTCAGGTACATATCTCACAGCTGACCTCTGCAAGGTCATGATTGAAGAGACACTAAGGATGCTGGGGGAGAGCAGTTAACCAGAGTGAGAAGGCGGGGATACCTTGGAGACCTCAGGAACTCTTACATCTTAAAGGAGTCTGAAGGATGAAGGAACTTAGACAACCTGGATAGGTGCCACAAGGTTTGGCTCCCGGAGCCTGAACTGATCTCCAAGATTTACCCACAATGCACCTGTGCTCTTCCAGTCCTGGACGCTCATTCTTCTGCAGTCCTGTGAAAATCGCAGACATCCCTGATTTTCTCATAGCCTTTTCTTTCAAGTGTCTATCAGCTTTATCTACACAATgcctccttttgtgatttcttaattttgagcAAAAGGCACTGGAGATCTGTTTAACACCAGACTCTAGATTTACCCTGGACATCACTGAATTGTCCTTTTGTTACCCATTTCCTTTGATCTTATGGGTCTGTTGTCAAGAACCAGCCAGAGGAAGGATGGAGAACCCACCATTAAGTCTGCTTCTAAGTTAGGACGTTTGGTTCATCCAGATGAGGTTATTGAGGGATCCACCCTTGGGATGAGGTCAGTGTCCTGAGACTGAGAAAATCCCAGAGAGCGACCCTTCCCTCCTCTGGGAGGTCTGCTTTATTGGGAatagaaaaacacatttaaaaaacacaatttttttgttttgttttgttttgttttgtttttttgagacagggtttctctgtgtagccctggctgtcctggaacttactctgtagaccaggctgtcctcgaactcagaaatctgcctgcctctgcctcctgagtgctgggatgggcatgcaccatcaattattgatcgttattgattatcaattagtattgataattaactattgattagcattgattattgattgctaTTCCATTACCATCATCCCCTTGCctgtgtctcccaagtgctgggattaaaggcatgtgccaccaaggaGGGTTGTCAGGATGTTGTGCAGCAGTCTGGAGCTTGTGCACTCAGCCTCAGACCTTGGAACAAGCCCAGCTGCATGTCTGCCCTGGCTCTGATGTTCGTGATGAAGAATGGTTCATTTTACTAGATTTGACTTCCTTGAAAGAAAGAACTCCATGGTCCATACTTCTTCCAGAGACCACGCTGATCCTTGGCTCTTGCTTTGATAGCCATAGTGATGTTCGCAGGTTGTACTGCCACCAGAGACCAAGTTCTTAGTCCATGCTGTTGCCAGAAAGCATGTAGAAGCCCAGGATTTGTGCACCCGCTGACTGTAAAGAGCAAGAAACCTACTCTCGAAGTAGTGTTGATGTCTGCAGATGCATAGTTCAAAATGAGGACTGCAGAAGGCTTCAATGACAATCCCTGTCTCCACCACAATCCAACcactaaaaaaaaatcctaaaaaggAAACCATCAGAGAACTCAaaaggagtttttgtttgttttgttttttaactcatttcaagtgagtacactgttgctctcttcaaacaGACCAGATGAGGGAATtaatcattacagatggttctgagccaccatactgttggtaggaattgaactcagatcctctggaaaagcagtaagtgctcttaatcaccgagccatctctccagcctcagagaactcttaaaaactgtGATAGGGTGTTGAAGCATAGCTCTCCacattgatggcttctggtgggaGGCACAGTTGGAGGATTCATCTTCCCTTGGGGGGCTGGCACTGGGAGTCCgtccatgctccagtgagtgtatacgacaacacaaaatggacttgggtttttccatttattattttcctctttctttttgttctttgtagggGTGACATCACAAGGGAAGGGGAGTGGGAACAGGAGGATTGGGAAGTAAACGTGATAGTGATTGAGGTGCATGATTGGAGGTTTTCAAATACTTAATAAAGTATTATGCTGGAAAATATTGccaaaaagactttttttttttaagttagagtTTAAAAACTTACAAGAGAATGCACTCCAACAATCACTTGGGAACACAGGGTCCTAATGCTGGTTCTTGGTTTTAGGGGggaaaaagctttttttttttttaacatttccagATGGTAACTTGAGGAcaaagacacttggactagagaactagGAAGAAgattattagatattaggcacttagaacttgcaagaaagaacttggaacttggaggcactagggactaggaactaaagactaggaactcaagacttgggacttagagagaagaagagagactgaagaataaacaggattgaatcatactctgtctggtctccattcttcatgcccatcctcactctctctcttgctgaaccctgacctgaggaccggagtagcttggggcagtgtgggctctaacaacttagccccgagggcttttggtagtgcgggttccaacattgacagagcagtctgtgacattttggcccccaaacgtgaggTAGTGCGGTTCTTAACATTTCCACACCCAACGTGGGGCAACTCAGGCCGCAACACTCTAAGGTTGtaaaaagtctttaccacattgatcatattcatgaggtttcttttaATATGGGATCTTTTATGCTTTCGagactagtgggacatgcaaaggttCTAGCACATTGATTACATCCATGCTTcggtccaatatgggttcttttatgttttgcagaaaaatctttataaaaagtcttttaccacaataatTACGTTCATAGGTTTCATTCCAATAAGAGTTCTTTTAtggtttgtgaaaaaaaaaaaaaaaaaactttgtgaaaagacttttaccatgttaattacattaatacagtttctctctagtatgtgatcatttatgtctttggagacttcTCAGTTATAAATGGGTTTTTCCACACTGATtacataactaaggtttctctctggtatgggttcttctatgatattggagatgaccttttgtgtaaagcctttacctcattggttacattcatggggtttctctccagtatgtgttcgtttatgatattggagatgactggatcttgcaaaggctttaccacattgattacattcatagggtttctctccagtatgtgttcttttatgatttcggagagtactgtgacatgaaaaggctttaccacattgattacattcatggggtttttctccagtatgtgttcttttatgatattggagactactgtgatatgaaaaagctttaccacattgattacattcataaggtttctctccggtatgcattcttttatgtctttggagatgactgtgatgtgaaaaggctttaccacattgattacattcataaggtttctctccagtatgcgttcttttatgtctttggagatgactgtcatgtgaaaaggctttaccacattgattacattcataaggtttctctccagtatgtgttcttttatgatattggagatgactatgtcttgcaaaggctttaccacattgtttacatttATAGGGTTTTTCTCTGGTATGTGTTTTCTTACGAtgttggagattactgtgacttgaaaagggtttaccacattgattgcattcatgtGGTTTGTCTCCATTATTACTTCTTTTATATCTGAAACAATAATTAGCACATGTCAAAGACTTACAACATTTAtgagcctgatcaatcattttaccaataagaataaattttacagttggtctaataataaagaacactcagattttaaggttttatcactttgatgttcacagttgtacttgctcactgtgggttgctttacctctttgaaaatacctgtgatggtaagaatatttattacatggctcacatttatagcatCTTtcttctatatgagatttctatatgacgTATTTCACATGTCAGAAGAAATATGGAACAACTCAGagtattaaaacactgattgcattcttagatttttctgtagtgtgcaacacaccacagcagcactgtgaaccaggatgaacagaagaatttccaaccTTCTAGTACCTATAGAGATTTTTTTCAATGTGactttggggatgttcccagtaaagtcagaaaaccaattaactgcaaacacctatcatattcagaatgtctaccaaaggcagaatactatatatcttctcattgttctgaagtagatagaggtaCATTGTTCCTTTTAATATCCCTAGGCTCACAtgttttcatccattctgacacttgatacacccattaaaaaagaagaataactGAAAGGTTTTCacattgaatgcacacacattgactttcTGTTCATTGTAgatatgattaatgtttctccacgacaacattcttgactctcataaactgacctcatTATAAACTGGATTTCACTACAATAATATGAGTATCTCCAACTTaatcatggagtatttgcttattagaaggttatggacacctgtttatcactattcaatgtgcaacatctaaatattatgagactttACAAATTGGTAGTTAtgcaacatagctctaatggagatacaaatcgaATAAAGGACTCACTTAAGGCattgcttccttctttttttcttacagaattgccttgcaaacacaaatctgataactgacattgaggtacataggtttgggagaatattataatcatagctacaataatagGACTGATATTTTTTACACTTGAtttcctttagagcttccagatcatattaaaatttcctcacaggcatatttgtatcagcttaaacattaaaattacctttcatgacttctagaattttgatgttgttcttcagtatgatggacttccaaattatagcctgaaaccaaggtaccacaaaatgaatgatatggtattggaattaggcaaaatcaAGTTACTctaaattttcacagcaatgaacctgatttattcaactcaatattacttgttctctattgaaataagagatgatcatcagtaacccagaaacatttttcccttattttgagacgcaaaacaaaattcacagtcttacctatagcagtgaggttccaataggtctcaagcatcacatctttgtagagattcttctgggaaggatccagaaaattccactcttctgcagtgaagttcacatgcacatcatcataagtcactgcttcctaaaatatcacatatatgtgtacaacaaaaagcctgatactgacatcactacaaattaaagttatgcttcctagacaatataatcttataattcacgTGATTcatccacttatttgctgacacatgaattataatataatcaccatgtcagtttagaagaaacttgaaatattgacacttgaacccttgacatagggttcacctgtgtcactcctgaaccctttgaataggatacagccttgcaacacaaatggcaattgagagggatatgcagggggaaacaggtcagctgtactgagcacacatctgaaaagctgtatgaacaattactaactacaaaggtgatgggcaagctcggtctatgcaatgagtttcaggacagcaaatgTTACATGTGAAGagcctcactctgctacaaaaataaatcaggaaacaaaaatgatagaatgaactcacagttctttactgaagttcctacaaagaattatacattcactgcagttcttaTTTATTTCCAATGAACAAGaaatgaaccagtttaaacagtgacattaattaaatttttaaaaagggaatgcatgtttaaacagttaaaatgggcagatgaaaatattagtaatgtatatgttgattgTATATAAAGCacatagttcaggagatatagctaaggagttgaaagatcttgctggtcttccacataatggtggtcaacttctagcatacacatgtggactgACACCTGACCATTTCCTCAAGATCAAGAGTTCCGAgaccatcttctgacaacagtaaagatgaggcacacatgatattcatattcatgcacccaACCATAGTACactcatttattcaaaaatttcaaaacaatcaCAAGAGTTTAAGAACATCATGAACCTGCAactcaatgaatctgaagcatcagataatatcaatgacatgagcataagccatcaggagaaatagaatataatctatatatttgtccaaatttcaaaattaaagatgtggattaAGAGCAGCACAAAAACATGTTGTTATTGAACAAAAATTTGTCACGTGGCCTATGTGCTTTCTATATCTAGTATCAGCACAGGAAGGGCTTCACTGAGAAATTtagtctagaaaaacaaaaacagaatgaataaagttaaaagtataaaaacaccaggtttgcaaaatagcatagcattgaatagcaaacgagtgcacagtatcttatgtgatttagggacagagtccaaatggtgAATGTATggaagcatgagaagaaagctgaaggatcaggtTCAATCGCAACACTGgggacacccagaacaaaatttgtcttgtctaaaggaaatgcagaggtaacgctagagcagagactgaaggaatggccaatgaaaactcagaGCAGccaaggatacactggaatggggagctcagaatctgtgctgacctggggtgaggcgTCTTTAACACTGGGTTGCCAAGGGAGTGCTACCAAACAGGTATCTAACACAGCTggaaggtgaagagagaaggacGTTGCCCCATAGACCTGGAaaagaccaccaacaaaggacaggggCTCTGATCCAAAAAAGATATGCTAACTTtgttagaatcgatgaagaacAACCTTCATCTTAtaacagctccaagttcaaaactacagagtcacatatgaactgggcagagggtagttcaggaggtgggaaatgaggtctttgtctttccaccctgtaaaacaaggtaggcagagcctgattttgccctggatgctgtcttgaagaaCTCTCtttcatggactagtcaatgggtctggGCCCTGTTGTTAAggaggattt is drawn from Arvicanthis niloticus isolate mArvNil1 chromosome Y, mArvNil1.pat.X, whole genome shotgun sequence and contains these coding sequences:
- the LOC143437383 gene encoding uncharacterized protein LOC143437383 isoform X1; translated protein: MEAVTYDDVHVNFTAEEWNFLDPSQKNLYKDVMLETYWNLTAIGYNLEVHHTEEQHQNSRSHERYKRSNNGDKPHECNQCGKPFSSHSNLQHRKKTHTREKPYKCKQCGKAFARHSHLQYHKRTHTGEKPYECNQCGKAFSHDSHLQRHKRTHTGEKPYECNQCGKAFSHHSHLQRHKRMHTGEKPYECNQCGKAFSYHSSLQYHKRTHTGEKPHECNQCGKAFSCHSTLRNHKRTHTGEKPYECNQCGKAFARSSHLQYHKRTHTGEKPHECNQ
- the LOC143437383 gene encoding uncharacterized protein LOC143437383 isoform X2 encodes the protein MLETYWNLTAIGYNLEVHHTEEQHQNSRSHERYKRSNNGDKPHECNQCGKPFSSHSNLQHRKKTHTREKPYKCKQCGKAFARHSHLQYHKRTHTGEKPYECNQCGKAFSHDSHLQRHKRTHTGEKPYECNQCGKAFSHHSHLQRHKRMHTGEKPYECNQCGKAFSYHSSLQYHKRTHTGEKPHECNQCGKAFSCHSTLRNHKRTHTGEKPYECNQCGKAFARSSHLQYHKRTHTGEKPHECNQ